The Streptomonospora litoralis genome window below encodes:
- a CDS encoding DUF1015 domain-containing protein, whose product MRTHAGEYALELAPLRGLRYADPDAGRLLDSPDFDIALALAPPYDVLDAASFADLTRAEPRNAARLTLPPVTVGQEVGYGPPITAADRYAAAARTLRRWIAEGILVRDPAPALYVYEQTLPEGRRQRGLIGALRLPDPSSPVVRPHEDVAPGPVVDRARLMAATQANLEPILLLYRGGNGAAAQITDAVAAEWPHPLVDTVTGDGVSHRLWAATEAALHREIAADLGARTALIADGHHRYAAYQRLKARRHGPGPWDHGLALLVDSDGSPPHLGAIHRVLRGVDVDAAVAAAAEVAAAMPMPRASAAPSCAGTAPAGGVSRGGEGPALVLADPRPERRCYLLRPDPRRLADAFPDRSPAWRALPTAALSYLLAVWGVSEGDVELVHDDPAAAVAAARPGTDTAVLLDPAAVDDVYAIASGGELTPRKTTSFGPKPRTGLVMRGVDTPRSLRG is encoded by the coding sequence GTGCGGACACACGCGGGCGAGTACGCCCTTGAGTTGGCGCCGCTGCGCGGGCTGCGCTACGCCGATCCCGACGCCGGCCGGCTGCTGGACTCGCCCGACTTCGACATCGCCCTGGCGCTGGCACCGCCTTACGACGTCCTCGACGCCGCGTCCTTCGCCGACCTCACCCGCGCCGAACCCCGCAACGCCGCCCGGCTGACCCTGCCGCCCGTGACCGTGGGCCAGGAAGTGGGCTACGGTCCGCCCATCACCGCAGCCGACCGCTACGCGGCCGCCGCGCGCACCCTGCGGCGCTGGATCGCCGAGGGCATCCTGGTCCGCGACCCCGCGCCCGCCCTCTACGTCTACGAACAGACCCTGCCCGAGGGTCGGCGCCAGCGCGGGCTGATCGGAGCCCTGCGGCTGCCCGACCCGTCCAGCCCGGTGGTGCGCCCCCACGAGGACGTCGCCCCCGGACCCGTCGTCGACCGCGCCCGGCTCATGGCCGCCACACAGGCCAATCTCGAACCGATCCTCCTGCTGTACCGCGGAGGGAACGGCGCCGCCGCGCAGATCACCGACGCCGTCGCCGCCGAGTGGCCGCATCCGCTGGTGGACACCGTCACCGGCGACGGCGTGTCCCACCGGCTGTGGGCCGCCACCGAAGCCGCGCTGCACCGCGAGATCGCCGCCGACCTGGGCGCGCGCACGGCTCTCATCGCGGACGGCCACCACCGCTACGCGGCCTACCAGCGCCTGAAGGCGCGCCGCCACGGGCCGGGGCCCTGGGACCACGGCCTCGCCCTGCTGGTCGACTCCGACGGATCGCCGCCGCACCTGGGCGCCATCCACCGGGTGCTGCGGGGCGTCGACGTCGACGCCGCCGTCGCGGCCGCAGCCGAGGTCGCCGCGGCCATGCCCATGCCGCGCGCATCGGCAGCGCCCTCCTGCGCCGGGACCGCGCCGGCGGGCGGCGTGTCCCGAGGCGGCGAGGGGCCCGCGCTGGTGCTGGCGGACCCGCGGCCGGAGCGCAGGTGCTACCTGCTCCGGCCGGACCCGCGGCGGCTGGCCGACGCGTTCCCCGACCGCTCCCCCGCCTGGCGGGCGCTGCCCACCGCGGCTCTCTCCTATCTCCTGGCCGTGTGGGGCGTCTCCGAGGGTGATGTGGAGTTGGTGCACGACGACCCCGCCGCCGCGGTCGCCGCGGCCCGGCCCGGCACCGACACGGCCGTCCTGCTGGATCCCGCAGCGGTCGACGACGTCTACGCCATCGCCTCCGGCGGCGAACTGACCCCCCGCAAGACGACCTCTTTCGGCCCCAAACCGCGGACGGGCCTGGTCATGCGCGGAGTCGACACGCCCCGCAGCCTGCGCGGCTGA
- a CDS encoding HAD-IIA family hydrolase, with amino-acid sequence MTSGTTLLGAERPLNALYDAALLDLDGVVYIGSRAVPAAPEAVDKARAAGMRVAFVTNNAARTPARTAERLSEIGVAAKPEDVVTSAEAAARLVAERVPSASAVLVVGDTGLRSALRHHGLHPVSVASYRPAAVVQGYSPRLSYDLMVQGALAVAAGALFVATNNDTTAPLDFGVQPGNGSAARVIAHATGREPLVAGKPMRPLHEEGVLRTGAETPIVVGDRLDTDIESATTRDTASLLVLTGVTTPAEAVAAPPQHRPSFLSWDVSGINQVHPEVRTAPAEAACGGWTATLQDGRLRLSGQGDRIDGLRALCSCAWSAHPESPVPEGTADAALADLGLSADD; translated from the coding sequence ATGACTTCAGGCACGACCCTGCTGGGCGCCGAGCGCCCGCTGAACGCACTTTACGACGCGGCCCTCCTCGATCTCGACGGTGTCGTCTACATCGGTTCGCGCGCCGTTCCCGCGGCGCCCGAGGCCGTCGACAAGGCGCGCGCCGCCGGCATGCGCGTGGCCTTTGTAACCAACAACGCGGCGCGGACCCCGGCCCGCACCGCCGAACGGCTCAGCGAGATAGGCGTCGCAGCGAAACCGGAGGACGTCGTCACCTCGGCGGAGGCGGCCGCGCGATTGGTGGCCGAGCGCGTCCCCTCCGCATCGGCGGTCCTGGTGGTGGGCGACACGGGTCTGCGGTCGGCGCTGCGCCACCACGGGCTGCACCCCGTCTCGGTGGCCTCCTACCGGCCGGCGGCTGTCGTGCAGGGCTATTCGCCCCGGCTGAGCTACGACCTCATGGTGCAGGGCGCGCTCGCAGTGGCCGCCGGCGCCCTGTTCGTGGCCACCAACAACGACACGACGGCTCCGCTGGACTTCGGCGTGCAGCCGGGCAACGGCTCGGCCGCACGCGTCATCGCCCACGCCACCGGCCGAGAGCCGCTGGTGGCGGGCAAACCCATGCGGCCCCTGCACGAGGAGGGCGTACTGCGGACGGGCGCCGAAACGCCGATCGTCGTGGGCGACCGGCTGGACACCGACATCGAAAGCGCCACCACACGCGACACTGCCAGCCTGCTCGTACTCACCGGAGTGACGACGCCCGCCGAAGCGGTCGCCGCCCCGCCCCAGCACCGGCCTTCCTTCCTCTCCTGGGACGTCTCGGGGATCAACCAGGTCCACCCCGAAGTGCGTACCGCCCCTGCCGAAGCCGCCTGCGGCGGATGGACCGCCACCCTGCAGGACGGCCGCCTGCGACTGTCGGGGCAGGGCGACCGGATCGACGGCCTGCGCGCCCTGTGCTCGTGCGCGTGGTCGGCCCATCCCGAGAGCCCCGTCCCCGAAGGCACCGCCGACGCTGCACTCGCCGACCTGGGACTTTCGGCCGACGACTGA
- a CDS encoding MBL fold metallo-hydrolase yields MHDDVEPDALPSGITDLGDDIFAIDTRMAGYPGITSSYLIRTERPCVVEVGTAGSASVLRDSLEALGVGAHDLATVVVTHIHLDHAGGTGDIATMFPDAEIVVHERGARHLADPTRLMRSARMVWGDRLDVLFGDLRPTDAARIRAVAETGEVDLGGGRRLVSHYTPGHAKHHVGLADTATGDLYVGDALGVYNPATGDVRPATPPPDFDLDAALASLRLFGDIAPRRLMFSHFGPVDAVGETLASAEEELRVWVETVRGARADSPDLDHAVAMVREHVLSRYRPAADTASAESAQVMDVLSGVDSNVAGITHWLDRVAAEQREAADPRDGGRG; encoded by the coding sequence GTGCACGACGACGTGGAGCCCGACGCACTCCCCAGCGGGATCACCGACCTGGGCGACGACATCTTCGCCATCGACACCCGCATGGCCGGCTATCCCGGCATCACCTCCAGCTACCTGATCCGCACCGAGCGCCCGTGCGTCGTCGAGGTGGGGACCGCCGGGTCCGCTTCGGTGCTGCGGGACTCGCTAGAGGCGCTGGGCGTCGGCGCACACGACCTGGCCACCGTCGTGGTGACACACATCCACCTCGACCACGCCGGCGGCACCGGCGACATCGCGACGATGTTCCCCGACGCCGAGATCGTCGTCCACGAGAGGGGTGCGCGCCACCTCGCCGATCCCACCCGTCTGATGCGCAGCGCCCGGATGGTCTGGGGCGACCGGCTCGACGTGCTCTTCGGCGACCTGCGCCCCACCGACGCCGCCCGCATCCGCGCGGTCGCCGAGACCGGCGAGGTCGACCTGGGCGGCGGGCGCCGCCTGGTCAGCCACTACACGCCAGGTCACGCCAAGCACCACGTGGGGCTGGCGGACACCGCGACGGGCGACCTCTACGTCGGCGACGCGCTCGGCGTCTACAACCCCGCAACCGGCGACGTCCGCCCGGCCACCCCGCCGCCCGACTTCGACCTGGACGCCGCCCTCGCGTCGCTGCGGCTGTTCGGCGACATCGCGCCGCGACGGCTGATGTTCTCGCACTTCGGTCCCGTCGATGCGGTCGGTGAGACGCTGGCAAGCGCCGAGGAGGAGCTGCGCGTCTGGGTGGAGACGGTGCGCGGCGCCCGCGCCGACTCTCCCGACCTCGATCACGCGGTGGCGATGGTGCGCGAGCACGTGCTGAGCCGCTACCGCCCCGCCGCCGACACCGCCTCCGCCGAATCCGCTCAGGTCATGGACGTCCTCAGCGGAGTGGACAGCAATGTCGCCGGTATCACGCACTGGTTGGACCGGGTCGCCGCCGAACAGCGGGAGGCGGCGGATCCCCGGGACGGCGGGCGCGGCTGA
- the nhaA gene encoding Na+/H+ antiporter NhaA translates to MVTKTGVRALADALRKDAVGGFLLIGAALVALVWANSPWSGLYEAIRGFEFGPSAPLHLDLSMEAWAADGVLALFFFIIGAELKQEFVHGELRNPRRAMLPIVAAAGGMIVPALVYTGFNLTNPEGLSGWGIPMATDIAFALAILAIIGRHLPPALRTFLLTLAIVDDLGAILVIAVFYTDDLHFLSLIGALALLVVFGYLQRGKGFAAALDRSSVPNWIVYVPLAFLIWALMHESGVHATIAGVAMGMLMRTTIAEGEHESPLHRAEHMLRPYSTGLALPIFALMSAGVAFGGLSQLITDTVALGVFFGLVVGKLVGIVGGAWITTRLTRAELNPTLSWWDIAGMSVLAGIGFTVSLLITELAFPGGQAMLENAKGGVLLASLAATILSAGVLGWRSAHYRRTQESDEVGARET, encoded by the coding sequence ATGGTGACGAAGACGGGCGTGCGCGCGCTCGCCGACGCCCTCCGCAAGGATGCCGTAGGCGGTTTTCTACTGATCGGCGCCGCCCTCGTGGCGCTCGTCTGGGCCAATTCGCCCTGGTCGGGACTGTACGAGGCCATCCGCGGCTTCGAGTTCGGCCCGTCCGCGCCGCTGCACCTGGACCTGAGCATGGAGGCCTGGGCCGCCGACGGCGTCCTCGCGCTCTTCTTCTTCATCATCGGCGCCGAACTCAAACAGGAGTTCGTCCACGGTGAGCTGCGCAACCCGCGCCGCGCCATGCTGCCCATCGTCGCGGCAGCCGGCGGCATGATCGTGCCGGCCTTGGTCTACACCGGCTTCAACCTCACCAACCCCGAGGGCCTGTCCGGCTGGGGCATCCCCATGGCCACCGACATCGCCTTCGCACTGGCCATCCTGGCTATCATCGGCAGGCACCTGCCGCCGGCCCTGCGCACGTTCCTGCTGACGCTGGCCATCGTGGACGACCTCGGCGCGATCCTCGTCATCGCCGTCTTCTACACCGACGACCTGCATTTCCTCTCCCTGATCGGCGCGCTGGCGCTGCTGGTGGTCTTCGGCTACCTCCAGCGCGGCAAAGGGTTCGCCGCCGCCCTGGACCGCTCTTCGGTGCCCAACTGGATCGTCTACGTGCCGCTGGCGTTTCTGATCTGGGCGCTGATGCACGAGAGCGGTGTGCACGCGACCATCGCCGGTGTGGCCATGGGCATGCTGATGCGCACCACCATCGCCGAGGGCGAGCACGAGTCGCCGCTGCACCGCGCCGAGCACATGCTGCGCCCCTACTCCACGGGCCTGGCCCTGCCGATCTTCGCGCTCATGTCGGCCGGGGTGGCCTTCGGCGGCCTCAGCCAACTGATCACCGACACCGTCGCGCTGGGCGTCTTCTTCGGCCTCGTAGTCGGCAAGCTCGTCGGCATCGTGGGAGGTGCCTGGATCACCACCCGGCTCACCCGCGCCGAACTCAACCCCACCCTGAGCTGGTGGGACATCGCCGGCATGTCGGTGCTCGCCGGAATCGGTTTCACGGTGTCCCTGCTGATCACCGAACTCGCCTTCCCAGGCGGGCAGGCCATGCTGGAGAACGCCAAGGGCGGTGTGCTGCTGGCGTCCCTGGCGGCGACGATCCTCTCCGCCGGCGTACTCGGCTGGCGCAGCGCGCACTACCGGCGCACCCAGGAGTCCGACGAGGTCGGGGCGCGCGAAACCTGA
- a CDS encoding alpha/beta fold hydrolase, with the protein MRHLQRPDGRIAYELHNPETTAPLIVCIPGMGDVRATYRHLAPALSAAGYRVAVMDLRGHGDSDISFTDYSTVATAHDAVTLIEELGGGPALVVGNSLGGTAAAWAAAVRPDLVGGLVLIAAFLRGEGMSGVQEASMRAMLLRPWGPSFVSRYLAGLFKGGKAADHADHLAAIRAHLAPPERYRAIRRLVENAFHPVPARLDEVVAPALVVMGELDSDWPDPAEEAAWMAERLGARRLMLAESGHYPQAQQAEAVAEAVLDFARTDDGAPGMPPPRA; encoded by the coding sequence ATGCGGCACCTCCAGCGCCCCGACGGCCGAATCGCCTACGAGCTGCACAACCCCGAGACCACCGCCCCCCTGATCGTCTGCATCCCGGGCATGGGCGACGTCCGGGCCACGTACCGCCACCTCGCCCCCGCACTCTCCGCGGCCGGCTACCGCGTCGCCGTGATGGATCTGCGCGGCCACGGCGACAGCGACATCTCCTTCACCGACTACTCGACCGTCGCCACGGCACACGACGCCGTCACGCTCATCGAGGAGCTGGGCGGCGGGCCCGCGCTGGTCGTCGGCAACTCGCTGGGCGGTACGGCCGCGGCCTGGGCGGCGGCGGTGCGCCCCGACCTCGTCGGCGGCCTCGTGCTGATCGCGGCTTTCCTCAGGGGCGAAGGCATGAGCGGCGTACAGGAGGCGTCCATGCGCGCGATGCTCCTGCGTCCGTGGGGCCCGTCCTTCGTCAGCCGCTACCTCGCGGGCCTGTTCAAAGGCGGCAAGGCTGCGGACCACGCCGATCACCTGGCCGCAATCCGCGCCCACTTGGCCCCACCGGAGCGCTACCGCGCGATCCGCAGGCTCGTAGAGAACGCCTTCCATCCGGTGCCCGCCCGCCTGGACGAAGTCGTCGCACCCGCGCTGGTGGTGATGGGCGAGTTGGACAGCGACTGGCCGGACCCCGCGGAAGAAGCCGCCTGGATGGCCGAGCGGCTCGGCGCGCGGCGGCTCATGCTCGCCGAGTCCGGCCACTACCCTCAGGCGCAGCAGGCGGAGGCCGTCGCCGAAGCCGTCCTCGACTTCGCCCGCACGGACGACGGCGCACCCGGAATGCCGCCTCCCCGTGCCTAG
- the tyrS gene encoding tyrosine--tRNA ligase has product MTDIIDELDWRGLLAQTTDLDELRKALADGPVTVYCGFDPTAGSLHVGHLTQVLTLARFQRAGHRPIALVGGGTGLIGDPKPGAERTLNSAEIVGQWVHILGRQLSAFLRFTPEGNAPESTDAVLVDNGEWLGAMSAIELLRDVGKHFSVNQMLAREIVRRRLDGEGMSYTEFSYVLLQSYDYVELYRRHGCTLQIGGTDQWGNITAGLDLVRRVEGNEPHGPAHGLTTNLLTKSDGSKFGKTESGTVWLDSELTSPYAFYQFWFNADDRDVVRYLRFFSFRGREEIEELARSTEERPAARAAQRALAEELTTLVHGEAECRKVVEASRALFGQGDLAALDARTLGAALAEVPNASPAGSAADLPPVVDLLAGAGLVPSKSAARRTIQEGGAYLNNAKITDVDARVGADELLHGRYLVLRRGKRNVGGVILAEG; this is encoded by the coding sequence GTGACCGACATCATCGACGAACTCGACTGGCGCGGACTCCTCGCGCAGACCACCGACCTTGACGAACTCCGCAAGGCACTCGCCGATGGCCCGGTCACCGTCTATTGCGGCTTCGACCCCACCGCCGGCAGCCTGCATGTGGGACACCTCACCCAGGTCCTCACACTGGCCCGGTTCCAGCGGGCGGGGCATCGGCCGATCGCCCTCGTCGGCGGCGGGACGGGCCTCATCGGCGACCCCAAGCCCGGCGCCGAGCGCACGCTGAACTCCGCGGAGATCGTCGGGCAGTGGGTGCACATCCTCGGCCGCCAGCTCTCGGCGTTTCTGCGGTTCACGCCCGAGGGGAACGCGCCTGAGTCCACTGACGCCGTGCTGGTCGACAACGGCGAGTGGTTGGGCGCCATGAGCGCCATCGAACTGCTGCGCGACGTCGGCAAACACTTCAGCGTCAACCAGATGCTCGCCCGCGAGATCGTGCGCCGCCGCCTCGACGGCGAGGGTATGAGCTACACCGAGTTCAGCTACGTGCTGCTGCAGTCCTACGACTACGTCGAGCTGTACCGCCGGCACGGGTGCACTCTGCAGATCGGCGGCACCGACCAGTGGGGCAACATCACGGCCGGCCTCGACCTGGTCCGCCGAGTCGAGGGCAACGAGCCGCACGGCCCCGCACACGGGTTGACCACCAACCTGCTCACCAAGAGCGACGGCAGCAAGTTCGGCAAGACGGAATCGGGGACGGTGTGGCTCGACAGCGAGCTGACTAGCCCGTACGCCTTCTACCAGTTCTGGTTCAACGCCGACGACCGCGACGTGGTGCGCTACCTGCGGTTCTTCAGCTTCCGCGGGCGCGAGGAGATCGAGGAGCTGGCGCGCTCGACCGAGGAGCGCCCGGCGGCGCGGGCGGCTCAGCGGGCGCTCGCCGAGGAGCTGACCACGCTGGTGCACGGCGAGGCGGAGTGCCGCAAGGTCGTCGAAGCCAGCCGCGCCTTGTTCGGACAGGGCGACCTCGCCGCGCTGGACGCCCGGACGCTGGGGGCGGCGCTCGCCGAGGTGCCCAACGCCTCGCCGGCCGGGTCCGCGGCCGACCTGCCACCGGTGGTGGACCTGTTGGCGGGCGCGGGCCTGGTGCCGAGCAAATCCGCGGCCCGGCGCACCATCCAGGAAGGCGGGGCGTACCTGAACAACGCCAAGATCACCGACGTCGATGCCCGCGTCGGTGCGGACGAGCTGCTGCACGGGCGCTACCTCGTGCTGCGGCGTGGCAAGCGCAACGTCGGCGGAGTGATCCTCGCCGAGGGCTGA
- a CDS encoding NUDIX domain-containing protein, which produces MTPYPPLNGAAVYLASVPTRHDSVVCLLFAGERPVLVRHRRRAWEFPGGHAEAGEGVEATARREAREEAGAELGEVHVDGYYVLANGHTTVVTHAQVAARGPLNGDFETEEVREFDVLPAELSWDDGIYAHLLRSLGLPGAP; this is translated from the coding sequence ATGACACCGTATCCCCCGCTGAACGGCGCCGCCGTGTATCTAGCGAGCGTGCCGACCCGCCACGACTCGGTGGTGTGCCTGCTGTTCGCCGGTGAGCGGCCGGTCCTGGTGCGCCATCGGCGGCGCGCCTGGGAGTTCCCCGGAGGGCACGCCGAAGCGGGCGAGGGCGTCGAGGCCACGGCGCGCCGCGAGGCGCGCGAGGAGGCGGGGGCGGAACTCGGGGAAGTCCACGTCGACGGCTACTACGTACTTGCGAACGGACACACCACGGTCGTCACGCACGCCCAGGTGGCCGCGCGCGGACCGCTGAACGGAGATTTCGAGACCGAGGAGGTCCGGGAGTTCGACGTGCTGCCCGCCGAACTTTCCTGGGACGACGGCATCTACGCCCATCTGCTGCGCAGCCTCGGCCTGCCCGGTGCCCCGTGA
- a CDS encoding NHL domain-containing protein: MPSGRPAASTRREAGVPRPGALRRIGALILLAVLAPTGCGAPVQADGPGVIETVAGTGEPGWLGGGYSGDAGDAENARLNAPHALTFSADGTLYIADNDNNRIRSIDPDSGTINTVAGGGSKDWARAESATAAALPPVTDLAVGAYGDTLYIASMLENQVAAVDLTEGSLRILAGREDGGAADVKPRRMERLNGLWWPTGVDVGPDGTLFIADSGNGRIVAVGHHKTRGEGPPDPQHVRVVAGTGTKTPDGADGGNGGPATQASFRELGRLAVDSDGSIYFVDSPRGLRKVDGYEHTVTDAWRPRLPRRPEALAIDPRENTLFAADASGNRVLAFVPGRRSPVIVAGTGAQGFTGDGGPAARARLDSPSGVAVSPSGDLYIADTNNHRIRVVHDVRATIDHPPT; this comes from the coding sequence ATGCCTTCCGGCCGCCCGGCCGCCAGCACCCGCCGCGAGGCCGGGGTGCCACGGCCGGGCGCGCTGCGGCGCATCGGCGCCTTGATCCTGCTGGCGGTGCTGGCACCGACCGGCTGCGGAGCCCCCGTGCAGGCCGACGGGCCCGGCGTCATCGAGACCGTCGCGGGCACCGGCGAGCCCGGGTGGCTCGGCGGCGGTTACTCCGGCGACGCCGGCGACGCCGAGAACGCACGCCTGAATGCGCCCCACGCCCTGACGTTCTCCGCCGACGGCACCCTCTACATCGCCGACAACGACAACAACCGGATCCGCAGCATCGACCCCGACAGCGGCACCATCAACACGGTCGCCGGCGGCGGGAGCAAGGACTGGGCGCGGGCCGAAAGCGCCACCGCCGCCGCCCTGCCGCCGGTCACCGATCTCGCGGTCGGCGCCTACGGCGACACCCTCTACATCGCCTCGATGCTGGAGAACCAGGTGGCCGCGGTCGACCTTACCGAAGGCAGCTTGCGGATACTCGCGGGCCGCGAGGACGGCGGCGCGGCCGATGTGAAACCGCGCCGGATGGAGCGCCTGAACGGGCTGTGGTGGCCGACCGGCGTCGACGTGGGACCCGACGGGACCCTCTTCATCGCCGACAGCGGCAACGGCCGCATCGTGGCGGTCGGCCACCACAAGACGCGGGGCGAGGGACCCCCCGACCCACAGCACGTGCGGGTGGTCGCCGGCACCGGTACGAAGACGCCCGACGGCGCCGACGGCGGCAACGGCGGACCCGCCACACAGGCGTCGTTCCGGGAACTGGGACGCCTCGCCGTCGACAGCGACGGTTCCATCTACTTCGTCGACAGCCCTCGCGGCCTGCGCAAGGTCGACGGTTACGAACACACCGTCACCGACGCATGGCGCCCGCGGCTGCCGCGGCGCCCCGAGGCGCTGGCCATCGATCCGCGCGAGAACACCCTGTTCGCCGCCGACGCGTCAGGCAACCGCGTGCTCGCCTTCGTACCAGGTCGGCGCTCGCCCGTCATCGTCGCCGGCACCGGTGCGCAGGGCTTCACCGGCGACGGCGGCCCCGCCGCCCGGGCCAGACTCGACTCCCCCAGCGGCGTCGCCGTGAGTCCCTCGGGGGACCTCTACATCGCCGACACCAACAACCACCGCATCAGGGTCGTCCACGACGTACGCGCCACGATCGACCACCCGCCGACCTGA
- a CDS encoding tetratricopeptide repeat protein — MGPALPDDVSFDQLDSDVRDELLSLPKSLAEVVGRHMVAAGRLLDEEPERAYEHAAFARRRASRMGVVRESAGIAAYTVGKWQEALSDLRAARRMTGRDDFLAVIADCERGLGRPERALEIVRDPAAADLPTESRIELRIVAAGARRDLGQPEAAVVELQVPELKERRARPWVARLFYAYADACLEVGRRKDAREYFARASSVDRESLTDADERLAEMEGVQIVDVGEDVVWTDAEDLFTGEEPERSDESPGVSDQSASSAAGEDEEGGADAADYSRARASSDPDGDDVTEHASGSPGGPASVPQTGHERSAAVGTERDAGSPEEDAGTGS; from the coding sequence GTGGGCCCTGCATTGCCCGACGACGTCTCCTTCGACCAGCTCGATTCGGATGTCCGCGATGAGCTGCTGAGTCTCCCGAAGTCCCTCGCCGAGGTCGTCGGACGGCACATGGTGGCGGCCGGTCGGCTCCTGGACGAGGAACCGGAACGCGCCTACGAGCACGCCGCCTTCGCCCGTCGCCGAGCCTCCCGGATGGGTGTCGTGCGCGAGTCCGCGGGCATCGCCGCATACACCGTCGGCAAGTGGCAGGAAGCCCTCTCGGATCTCCGTGCGGCCAGGCGCATGACCGGACGCGACGACTTTCTCGCGGTGATCGCCGACTGTGAACGCGGCCTGGGGCGCCCGGAGCGGGCGCTGGAGATCGTCCGGGACCCCGCCGCCGCCGACCTCCCCACCGAGAGCCGGATCGAACTGCGCATCGTCGCCGCCGGAGCCCGACGCGACCTCGGGCAGCCCGAGGCGGCCGTCGTCGAGCTGCAAGTGCCCGAGCTGAAGGAGCGGCGGGCCCGTCCGTGGGTGGCGCGCCTGTTCTACGCCTACGCGGACGCCTGCCTGGAAGTCGGGCGCAGGAAGGACGCCCGCGAGTACTTCGCCCGCGCCTCCTCGGTAGACCGGGAGTCGCTGACCGACGCCGACGAGCGCTTGGCGGAGATGGAGGGTGTCCAGATCGTCGACGTCGGAGAGGACGTCGTCTGGACCGATGCCGAGGACCTCTTCACGGGCGAGGAGCCCGAGCGGTCTGATGAGAGTCCGGGGGTGTCCGACCAGTCGGCATCGTCCGCGGCAGGCGAAGACGAGGAAGGCGGCGCCGACGCGGCCGACTACAGCCGGGCCCGGGCTTCCTCGGACCCCGACGGGGACGACGTAACCGAACATGCGAGCGGTTCCCCCGGCGGGCCCGCTTCTGTGCCGCAGACCGGGCACGAGCGGTCGGCGGCCGTCGGCACCGAGCGGGATGCCGGATCCCCGGAAGAGGACGCCGGAACCGGCTCCTGA
- a CDS encoding SCP2 sterol-binding domain-containing protein, whose product MASVEECRTAIDKVSGRIMEVDAADRRRHIVERTVSVTVSDLDTAFDMRLTVDGLQDITRRESGARSQRAQVGITASSDDLVALAEDRLDFSKAMFSGRVKLDASFGDLMRLRKLL is encoded by the coding sequence ATGGCCAGTGTTGAGGAGTGCCGGACGGCGATCGACAAGGTATCCGGGCGCATCATGGAGGTCGACGCGGCCGACCGGCGCAGGCACATCGTCGAACGCACCGTCAGCGTCACCGTCAGCGACCTGGACACCGCCTTCGACATGCGGTTGACCGTGGACGGGCTCCAGGACATCACCCGGCGGGAGTCCGGCGCGCGCTCCCAGCGGGCGCAGGTGGGTATCACCGCCTCCAGCGACGACCTCGTCGCGTTGGCGGAGGACCGGCTGGACTTCAGCAAGGCCATGTTCAGCGGACGGGTCAAACTCGACGCGAGCTTCGGCGACCTGATGCGGCTGCGCAAACTGCTGTGA
- a CDS encoding single-stranded DNA-binding protein, whose translation MPDTSTTATSASAAVPAGKAAAVTPAPGSAGRHEREGGHRNEVVVAGRVTAEPYVRELASGDRLTTWRISIARARAQQRPNQSSDPITCVSFQQAIEERTREWRIGDTVQVSGSLRRRFWRSPKGSASVVEIEARAVQRISRCPATPAPPVESSR comes from the coding sequence ATGCCCGACACCAGTACCACGGCCACCTCCGCCTCCGCAGCCGTTCCCGCCGGCAAGGCCGCCGCGGTCACCCCGGCACCCGGCTCCGCCGGTCGGCACGAGCGCGAAGGCGGCCACCGCAACGAGGTCGTCGTCGCCGGACGGGTCACCGCCGAGCCCTACGTCCGCGAACTGGCCAGCGGCGACCGCCTCACCACCTGGCGCATCTCGATCGCGCGGGCCCGCGCCCAGCAGCGCCCCAACCAGTCCTCCGATCCCATCACCTGCGTGAGCTTCCAGCAGGCGATCGAGGAGCGTACCCGCGAGTGGCGGATCGGTGACACCGTCCAGGTCAGCGGCTCACTGCGGCGGCGTTTCTGGAGGTCGCCGAAGGGATCGGCGAGCGTGGTCGAGATCGAGGCCCGCGCCGTGCAGCGCATCAGCCGCTGCCCCGCCACCCCTGCGCCGCCGGTCGAATCGTCCCGCTGA